From Thermogladius calderae 1633, a single genomic window includes:
- a CDS encoding ATP/GTP-binding protein, with amino-acid sequence MEDVVVIAVFTGVAGSGKSTLIASYYKWLKRSLVTRVAVVNLDPGAEVLLYRPTLDIRGCFRLNDKFK; translated from the coding sequence GTGGAGGACGTGGTGGTGATAGCGGTTTTTACCGGTGTCGCTGGTTCCGGCAAGTCTACTCTGATAGCATCGTACTACAAGTGGTTGAAGAGGAGCCTGGTAACTAGGGTCGCCGTCGTAAACCTGGACCCTGGTGCAGAGGTGTTGCTGTACAGGCCAACTCTAGATATAAGAGGCTGTTTCCGATTAAATGATAAATTTAAATAG
- a CDS encoding ATP-dependent DNA ligase, translating into MSSTSDLPFKVLADTFESLESITARTQMVNILVALLKKTPAEIIDRVVYIIEERLWPDWKGLPELGVAEKSIIRAIAVATGQSDDVVERTAKTLGDLGKAAESLISTVREKQKRTTSLLSFVTSRRELTVSRVYDTFVRIAMAQGEGSKDIKIRLLSGLLAEASPKEARYIVRFAEGKLRLGVGEATLMDALAVAFGGGSFARPIIERAYNLRADLGEVARVVATKGIEELKALKPVVGIPIRPMLAERHNNPKEILEKVGGVGFVEYKYDGERAQIHKKGDEVVIFSRRLENITHQYPDVVDYVKRGVKAEEAIVEGEIVAIDPDTGEFKPFQELMHRKRKHDVMSVVKEIPVRVYLFDLLYLNGVDYTVKPLPERRKALEEVIEKNEGLDIAEYITAKNPVELEKFFMGAISDGAEGVMVKAIHKDSIYQAGTRGWLWIKFKRDYRSEMIDTVDLVVVGAFYGRGRRGGKFGALLMAAYNEEKDVFETVCKVGSGFTDEDLNQLPDLLKPYIVDKKPARVVSNIQPDVWVVPKLVAEIIGAELTLSPLHTCAVGKVRGDAGISIRFPRFIRWRDDKSPEDATTSNELFEMYKNQLKKIAEKPGEGEAT; encoded by the coding sequence TTGAGTAGTACGAGTGACTTACCTTTCAAAGTGCTTGCAGACACTTTTGAGTCTCTAGAGAGCATTACTGCCAGGACTCAGATGGTCAATATCCTGGTCGCCCTTTTGAAGAAGACGCCCGCTGAGATCATCGACCGGGTCGTGTACATAATCGAGGAGAGGTTGTGGCCCGACTGGAAGGGCCTGCCCGAGCTGGGGGTAGCCGAGAAGTCGATCATCAGGGCTATTGCTGTAGCGACGGGTCAGAGCGACGACGTAGTAGAGAGGACTGCGAAGACTTTAGGCGACCTAGGCAAAGCCGCTGAGTCCCTGATCTCAACTGTGAGAGAAAAGCAGAAGAGAACCACTTCGCTACTGTCTTTCGTGACTTCTAGGAGAGAGCTAACGGTGTCTAGGGTCTACGACACGTTTGTCAGGATCGCAATGGCGCAGGGCGAAGGAAGTAAAGACATTAAGATTAGGCTTTTGTCCGGCTTGTTAGCGGAGGCGTCTCCTAAGGAAGCGAGGTACATAGTCAGGTTCGCCGAGGGGAAGCTTAGGCTTGGTGTAGGCGAGGCAACTTTAATGGACGCCCTGGCGGTGGCCTTCGGGGGAGGCTCCTTTGCGAGGCCTATTATTGAAAGGGCATACAACCTCCGGGCAGACTTAGGCGAAGTCGCGAGAGTAGTAGCAACGAAGGGCATCGAGGAACTGAAGGCTCTTAAACCAGTGGTAGGAATACCGATTAGGCCCATGCTCGCCGAGAGGCACAACAACCCCAAGGAGATACTGGAGAAGGTAGGTGGTGTAGGCTTTGTCGAGTACAAGTACGACGGGGAGAGGGCACAAATACACAAGAAAGGAGACGAGGTAGTCATATTCTCGAGAAGGCTGGAGAACATCACTCACCAGTACCCCGACGTTGTGGACTACGTCAAAAGAGGTGTTAAGGCGGAAGAGGCCATAGTCGAGGGCGAGATCGTCGCAATAGACCCAGATACAGGCGAGTTCAAACCGTTCCAGGAGCTAATGCACAGGAAGAGGAAGCACGACGTAATGTCCGTGGTGAAGGAGATCCCCGTTAGGGTCTATTTGTTCGACTTACTCTACCTCAACGGCGTTGACTACACTGTTAAACCGTTGCCCGAGAGGAGAAAGGCTCTAGAAGAAGTTATCGAGAAGAATGAGGGTCTTGACATAGCAGAGTACATCACAGCGAAGAACCCAGTCGAGTTAGAGAAGTTCTTCATGGGGGCTATAAGCGACGGTGCGGAGGGGGTGATGGTCAAAGCAATCCACAAGGACTCGATCTACCAGGCTGGTACACGTGGTTGGCTTTGGATCAAGTTCAAGAGGGACTACAGGAGCGAGATGATAGACACGGTAGACCTTGTAGTAGTCGGGGCTTTCTACGGCAGGGGCCGTAGGGGCGGTAAATTCGGTGCCCTGCTCATGGCAGCGTACAACGAGGAGAAGGACGTCTTCGAGACCGTCTGCAAAGTGGGGAGTGGCTTCACAGACGAGGATCTGAACCAGCTACCCGACCTACTAAAGCCCTACATTGTGGACAAAAAGCCGGCGCGAGTGGTATCTAACATCCAGCCAGACGTCTGGGTTGTACCGAAGTTGGTCGCCGAGATAATAGGTGCAGAGCTAACCCTTTCACCACTCCACACTTGTGCGGTGGGCAAGGTTAGGGGTGATGCCGGTATCTCTATAAGGTTCCCACGCTTTATCAGGTGGAGAGACGACAAGAGCCCCGAGGACGCTACTACTTCAAACGAGCTCTTCGAGATGTACAAGAACCAGTTAAAGAAGATCGCCGAGAAGCCCGGGGAAGGAGAAGCTACTTAA
- the udg gene encoding type-4 uracil-DNA glycosylase, producing MNKVFCLEDGWERLIHEIASCTKCPLHLSRKNPVPGEGDVNSPVLIVGEAPGKTEDETGRPFVGAAGQFLTELLYSIGVDRSKVYITNVIKCRPPENRDPTDEEIAACSPYLIRQIKLLKPKAIIALGRHSARYLYQLAGLKWTNMTREHGKVKSVEILGLRVKLVATYHPASALYNPGLREEIEKDFKGSIKQVVEEAFGKQAEGLLKYMKK from the coding sequence ATGAACAAGGTGTTCTGCTTGGAAGACGGTTGGGAGAGGTTGATACACGAGATCGCCTCTTGTACAAAATGCCCGCTTCACTTAAGCAGGAAAAACCCCGTTCCGGGAGAGGGTGACGTGAACTCCCCTGTTCTCATAGTCGGTGAAGCTCCTGGTAAGACAGAGGACGAGACTGGCAGGCCTTTTGTGGGTGCTGCTGGACAATTTTTGACAGAGCTACTCTATTCCATAGGTGTGGACAGGAGTAAGGTATACATAACCAATGTAATCAAATGCCGACCACCAGAAAACAGGGATCCCACCGACGAGGAGATCGCAGCGTGCTCGCCGTACCTCATAAGGCAGATCAAACTACTAAAGCCCAAGGCTATCATTGCGTTGGGGAGGCACTCGGCGAGGTACTTGTACCAGTTAGCAGGCCTTAAGTGGACTAACATGACGCGTGAACACGGTAAAGTCAAGTCGGTCGAGATACTAGGTCTGAGGGTGAAGCTAGTGGCAACGTACCATCCAGCATCAGCCTTATACAACCCTGGGTTACGCGAGGAGATCGAGAAGGACTTTAAAGGGTCGATCAAACAAGTGGTCGAGGAGGCCTTCGGTAAGCAGGCTGAAGGCCTTCTTAAGTATATGAAAAAGTAG
- a CDS encoding GtrA family protein, with translation MSAIRAPIKVVKVDCSQKRGLDGPEDGQSSLFHSGGVAEKVLLLAEFVSERDAVKIAEMLSTITEDATIIVRAVSPLKPVCDSLGAGSVKGVVGVYGDPRDVFGFIGKPGSVTKNLGVVYVDYKVDMSTLYSYIVGKLPSPLKMLLKEPLRLFKFGFVGFTGTLVNLLVASLLYYLGIANAILSTFVGFEASTLWNFNLHEHWTFGDLAKQKPHRVFGRLLKFHVSSVASLITQLFLVYLGTVVFGVNYTVSLLAGIVTGFAANYMISRYYAWK, from the coding sequence GTGAGCGCTATAAGGGCCCCGATTAAGGTTGTGAAAGTCGACTGTTCGCAGAAGAGAGGATTAGACGGCCCCGAGGACGGTCAATCTAGTTTGTTCCATAGTGGGGGTGTCGCGGAAAAAGTCCTCCTCCTAGCTGAGTTCGTCAGCGAGAGAGACGCGGTGAAGATCGCTGAAATGCTTAGCACGATCACAGAGGACGCTACTATCATTGTAAGGGCTGTCTCCCCCTTGAAGCCGGTGTGCGACTCGCTTGGTGCGGGGAGCGTAAAAGGAGTAGTGGGGGTGTACGGTGACCCGCGCGATGTTTTCGGGTTTATAGGGAAGCCCGGCTCTGTGACAAAAAACCTTGGCGTCGTCTACGTAGACTACAAGGTTGACATGTCGACACTGTACAGCTACATCGTCGGTAAGCTCCCGAGTCCTCTTAAAATGCTCTTGAAAGAGCCGTTGAGGTTGTTTAAGTTCGGTTTTGTGGGGTTCACAGGTACTCTGGTAAACCTTCTTGTCGCCAGCCTACTATACTACCTGGGGATCGCTAACGCTATTTTATCGACGTTCGTTGGTTTCGAGGCTAGTACGCTGTGGAATTTCAATCTACACGAACACTGGACGTTTGGAGACCTAGCAAAGCAGAAACCCCACAGGGTCTTCGGCAGGCTCCTCAAATTCCACGTATCCTCAGTGGCGAGCTTGATTACCCAATTGTTTCTAGTTTACTTGGGGACGGTCGTGTTCGGTGTAAACTACACGGTGAGTCTATTGGCAGGCATTGTAACAGGCTTTGCAGCCAACTACATGATCAGCAGGTACTACGCCTGGAAGTAG
- a CDS encoding DUF5622 domain-containing protein, with protein MGLKHGKFIYVERADGFYVKVRLLKVRFGKKGKSSGDFNNPQNYVVLPFKTRKPPASAVVVKGQDLPDEVRRLVDAV; from the coding sequence ATGGGGCTGAAACACGGCAAGTTCATCTACGTCGAAAGAGCCGACGGCTTCTACGTTAAGGTTAGACTACTCAAAGTAAGGTTTGGTAAGAAGGGTAAGAGTAGTGGCGACTTCAACAACCCGCAGAACTACGTGGTCCTTCCGTTCAAGACGAGAAAACCTCCAGCCTCAGCCGTTGTCGTGAAGGGACAAGACCTGCCGGACGAAGTAAGGAGGCTTGTAGACGCAGTCTAG
- a CDS encoding SPFH domain-containing protein — protein MSGRQTNVIEWVNPGPDDILWVYPSEDIRWGSVVVVHEYEVAVFMRDGKVYDVLPPGRHFLTTQNIPLLTKAYNLVMGYGETPFKARVVFVSTKQFRGRFGLSTRVKLGPRTLYMTELQMYGDYWFRVVDPALFLTQIAGAAPSLTTPAVTEFLRSYFVELFMQEISRYTAIDVYTSLRDIEVKVKSGNVYEAFKSRGLELVDVKIAGVSLPQLEKMEKEDPTYGLPLLIAIQKGDEDKVLEIIRTVESLRALGRSPGVGVLGALVALPSVMQPVTQQAQQPKEGKPVIEKLRELKKMLDEGLITQEEYERLKKELLEEFKRE, from the coding sequence GTGTCCGGTAGGCAAACCAATGTAATAGAGTGGGTTAACCCAGGTCCTGACGACATCCTCTGGGTGTACCCGAGCGAGGACATTAGGTGGGGTAGCGTAGTCGTGGTCCACGAGTACGAAGTAGCTGTCTTTATGAGGGACGGGAAGGTCTACGACGTGCTACCCCCGGGGAGACATTTTCTGACGACGCAGAACATTCCGTTGCTGACAAAGGCCTACAACCTTGTCATGGGCTACGGGGAGACACCCTTCAAGGCTAGAGTGGTGTTTGTTTCGACCAAGCAGTTTAGGGGTAGGTTCGGCTTATCAACGAGGGTTAAGCTGGGCCCCCGCACTCTCTACATGACCGAGCTTCAGATGTACGGTGACTACTGGTTTAGGGTGGTAGACCCCGCTCTATTCTTGACCCAGATAGCAGGGGCAGCCCCCTCTCTGACGACACCCGCGGTCACAGAGTTCTTGAGGTCTTACTTCGTCGAGCTATTCATGCAGGAGATATCGAGGTATACAGCCATAGACGTGTACACTAGTCTCAGGGACATCGAGGTGAAAGTGAAGTCGGGGAACGTCTACGAGGCGTTCAAGAGTAGGGGGCTGGAACTGGTCGATGTAAAGATAGCCGGGGTCTCTCTACCGCAGTTGGAGAAGATGGAGAAAGAAGACCCCACCTACGGGCTACCACTGTTGATCGCGATACAAAAAGGGGACGAGGACAAGGTCCTGGAGATTATAAGGACCGTGGAGAGCCTGCGAGCCCTGGGAAGGTCGCCGGGTGTCGGGGTACTCGGAGCACTTGTCGCTCTCCCGAGCGTTATGCAACCGGTGACTCAACAGGCACAACAACCGAAGGAGGGCAAGCCCGTTATAGAGAAGTTGAGGGAGCTGAAGAAGATGTTAGACGAGGGCTTGATAACTCAAGAAGAGTACGAGAGGCTGAAGAAAGAGCTTCTCGAGGAGTTCAAGAGAGAGTAG
- a CDS encoding NAD+ synthase, with the protein MVSRGVPTISVEDLLKFPLEKTVAEITDGIRGFLAETGRRLLVIGVSGGLDSSVALTLLAKSVPRDRILALVMPDTRVNKPSDTVDAVELAGSLGVSYRVIPIDSIVDSYLVLPGISGRERVPLGNLRARIRMSILYLYANALNGVVIGTSDRSELLIGYFTKYGDGASDFLPQASLYKTQLRRLARYLGLPEKIVSKPSSPALWENHYAEEELGMKYEDIDRVLYALFDMRMGVEEAANATGLPVSVVERVLSLHRSTRHKRQGFRYVRLSWVEDPLPEI; encoded by the coding sequence ATGGTATCTAGAGGGGTCCCTACGATCAGCGTTGAGGACCTCCTGAAATTCCCCCTGGAGAAGACGGTCGCTGAAATAACCGATGGGATAAGGGGGTTTCTAGCCGAAACGGGCAGAAGGCTGTTGGTAATAGGGGTGAGCGGGGGCCTAGACTCCTCTGTTGCGTTAACTCTACTGGCAAAGTCTGTACCTAGAGACAGGATTCTAGCGCTTGTAATGCCCGATACCAGGGTGAACAAGCCGAGTGACACAGTAGACGCCGTGGAGCTAGCAGGCTCTCTCGGTGTGAGCTATAGGGTTATCCCGATAGACTCGATTGTGGACTCGTACCTCGTACTACCCGGTATTAGCGGGAGGGAGAGGGTCCCCTTAGGAAACCTCAGGGCTAGAATCAGAATGAGCATACTCTACCTCTACGCCAACGCTCTGAACGGCGTTGTGATTGGAACAAGCGACAGAAGCGAGCTGTTAATCGGCTATTTCACGAAGTACGGCGACGGGGCGAGCGACTTCCTCCCGCAGGCCTCGCTTTACAAGACCCAACTTAGGCGACTCGCCCGCTACCTGGGTCTCCCCGAGAAAATAGTCAGTAAGCCGAGTAGCCCGGCACTTTGGGAGAACCACTACGCCGAAGAGGAGTTGGGTATGAAGTACGAGGACATTGACAGGGTGTTGTACGCATTGTTTGACATGAGAATGGGTGTTGAGGAGGCAGCTAACGCCACAGGATTGCCAGTTAGTGTCGTGGAGAGAGTACTAAGCCTTCACAGGTCGACCAGGCACAAGAGGCAGGGTTTCAGGTACGTCAGGTTAAGCTGGGTTGAAGACCCCCTTCCTGAGATATGA
- a CDS encoding TIGR00296 family protein: MSVVSPSELTFEEGVLLVKIAREAVENIVRFNKKIKPSTDIPGKFRRPGMTFTTLEIVDSQGRFSLRGCIGFLAPVYSLVDSLIESAVSAAVNDPRFHPVEPWELDSIVVEVSVLSPPVELKAGNRADLVKQVKIGRHGLIVEYGRFYQGTLLPEVPIEYCWDEETFLSETCLKAGLRPTCWLNPAVKVYAYEARVFRERAPRGEVVERSLEEEYSRNCLRERL, encoded by the coding sequence ATGAGCGTTGTGTCGCCGTCCGAGCTGACTTTCGAGGAAGGAGTACTGCTGGTGAAGATCGCAAGGGAAGCAGTTGAGAACATTGTCAGGTTCAACAAGAAGATCAAACCCTCTACAGATATCCCCGGTAAATTCCGTAGACCTGGTATGACCTTCACTACCCTGGAGATCGTGGATAGCCAGGGCAGGTTCAGCCTGAGGGGTTGTATAGGCTTCTTGGCCCCCGTCTATAGCCTTGTAGACTCCTTGATCGAGAGCGCTGTCAGTGCCGCGGTAAACGATCCACGCTTCCACCCCGTCGAGCCGTGGGAGCTGGACAGCATAGTCGTGGAAGTCTCCGTCCTGTCCCCGCCGGTAGAGCTAAAGGCGGGGAACCGGGCAGACCTCGTTAAGCAAGTAAAGATAGGCAGGCACGGCCTGATAGTCGAGTACGGAAGGTTCTACCAGGGGACTCTACTGCCCGAGGTACCAATCGAGTACTGCTGGGACGAGGAGACGTTTCTCAGCGAGACGTGCCTGAAGGCTGGTTTGAGACCGACGTGCTGGCTGAACCCCGCGGTGAAGGTCTACGCCTACGAGGCCAGGGTGTTCAGGGAGAGGGCGCCGAGAGGAGAGGTAGTCGAGAGGAGCCTGGAGGAGGAGTACTCGAGGAACTGCCTTAGAGAGCGGCTCTAG
- a CDS encoding Mut7-C RNAse domain-containing protein has translation MSEDEPRFIADTMLGSIARWLRILGYDVVYDRRYEDWQILKIARDEDRVVVTRDRALHHKALKNGLKSVYVENPGDIPKSLAVIALLTNIRLAVDFERTRCPLCNGELVKVNKERVKGKVPDRVYSLYNDFWVCTRCGNVYWVGSHWRTIESTLTRAREIYNELSKIYRIKVSP, from the coding sequence TTGAGTGAAGACGAACCGAGGTTTATTGCTGACACAATGCTAGGCAGTATTGCCAGGTGGCTCAGGATACTTGGATACGATGTCGTGTACGACAGGAGGTACGAAGACTGGCAGATACTAAAGATCGCCAGGGACGAAGACCGAGTAGTGGTCACGAGAGATAGAGCACTCCACCACAAGGCACTAAAGAACGGTCTGAAGAGCGTCTACGTAGAGAACCCCGGAGACATCCCCAAGAGCCTGGCTGTAATAGCGTTGTTGACAAACATCAGGCTCGCGGTAGACTTCGAGAGAACAAGGTGTCCTCTTTGTAACGGAGAGTTGGTCAAGGTAAACAAAGAGAGGGTTAAGGGCAAGGTGCCGGATAGGGTTTACAGCCTGTACAACGACTTCTGGGTCTGCACGAGGTGCGGTAACGTGTACTGGGTTGGATCACATTGGAGAACGATCGAAAGTACCTTGACCAGGGCGCGAGAAATCTATAACGAGCTGTCGAAGATATATAGGATCAAGGTGTCTCCATGA
- a CDS encoding CBS domain-containing protein: MKSIGVRAVKPRRRQDHYRWLRSDGSPNFSDKIYKVEGELEIIASKPVAKIPPTAPVIKAVEEMSKGFRGLVVSQRDTVDGLLLATHVVNYLGGGSLHKIVEHKHGFNIYSALNREPVESIHERNVVTARSDERIYDALYKMVVYNVGFLPVVNREGRVVGVLTEHDLVKRLSVIYESGIRASQVMSSPVLTIGARETLKKAMEKMISAGFRRLPVLEGNSVVGIVTVMDIIKYYGGHEALKRSTTGDIREANSVEVREVMREKIVAAEPYTDLSEVVRLMEANNVSSVLIVDKNGVLQGIVTERDILYAITAAR; the protein is encoded by the coding sequence GTGAAGAGCATAGGCGTACGGGCCGTAAAGCCGAGGAGGAGACAGGACCACTACCGGTGGCTCAGGAGCGACGGATCCCCGAACTTCTCGGACAAGATATACAAGGTCGAGGGAGAACTCGAGATCATCGCTAGTAAACCAGTGGCCAAAATCCCTCCTACAGCCCCAGTTATTAAAGCAGTCGAGGAGATGTCAAAGGGTTTCAGGGGTCTGGTAGTCTCCCAGAGAGACACCGTAGATGGGTTATTGTTGGCTACTCATGTCGTGAACTACCTGGGCGGCGGGAGCCTACACAAGATCGTGGAGCACAAGCATGGCTTCAACATCTACTCAGCTCTCAATAGGGAGCCTGTGGAGTCGATCCACGAGAGGAACGTCGTCACGGCGAGATCAGACGAGAGGATATACGACGCCCTATACAAGATGGTGGTCTACAACGTCGGCTTTCTACCCGTTGTGAACAGAGAAGGGCGCGTAGTGGGTGTTCTGACCGAACACGACTTGGTTAAGAGGCTATCGGTGATCTACGAGTCCGGTATAAGAGCTTCTCAGGTAATGTCCTCACCCGTCCTCACTATAGGTGCCCGCGAGACTCTCAAGAAGGCCATGGAGAAAATGATCTCTGCTGGGTTTAGGCGTCTACCCGTGCTCGAGGGCAATAGTGTAGTCGGCATAGTCACAGTAATGGACATAATCAAGTACTACGGAGGACACGAGGCTCTCAAGAGAAGTACAACCGGGGACATCAGAGAGGCCAACTCGGTCGAGGTAAGAGAGGTGATGAGGGAGAAGATTGTCGCGGCAGAGCCTTACACGGACCTCAGCGAAGTAGTGAGGTTGATGGAGGCAAACAACGTCAGCAGCGTTCTTATAGTCGATAAGAACGGTGTTTTACAGGGGATTGTCACGGAGCGAGACATACTCTACGCCATAACTGCGGCAAGGTGA
- a CDS encoding LSM domain-containing protein, whose product MSNQPRGVRNPSPLKVLRSAINQIVLVRVKDGNEYIGNLEMVDPTMNVVLSDCEETSADGKPIARYGKALIRGSHIVFVSVNYGQVAPERVAI is encoded by the coding sequence TTGAGTAACCAACCAAGAGGCGTAAGAAACCCATCTCCACTCAAGGTGTTGAGGAGCGCAATAAACCAGATAGTCCTCGTCCGGGTTAAGGACGGTAACGAGTACATAGGGAACCTGGAGATGGTGGATCCAACCATGAACGTGGTGTTAAGCGACTGCGAGGAGACATCAGCAGACGGCAAGCCCATCGCGCGCTACGGTAAAGCACTGATCAGAGGTAGCCACATCGTATTCGTAAGCGTGAACTACGGGCAGGTGGCACCAGAGAGAGTAGCAATTTAA
- a CDS encoding class I SAM-dependent methyltransferase, which produces MAELYDLTAQSYDTLYREEQYSKYGFIEEKGLLGGYKRVLDAGCGTGLLYSYMVERGLDDFRIYVCLDASEGMIRIAASRSSDPRFIPVVAYIENTPAVDKYFDVAYSVTVWDNLEDRSRALSELRRVAKVVVVTRHHKSRSEPPPALDGAIREIGFRVDYFYVASGDR; this is translated from the coding sequence GTGGCTGAGCTGTACGATTTGACCGCGCAATCTTACGACACTCTATATAGAGAAGAGCAGTACTCGAAGTACGGGTTCATCGAAGAGAAGGGGCTACTCGGCGGCTACAAGAGAGTGTTGGACGCAGGGTGCGGCACTGGCCTACTGTACAGCTACATGGTGGAGAGGGGCCTAGACGACTTCAGAATCTATGTATGCCTAGACGCAAGCGAGGGCATGATTAGAATAGCGGCTTCCCGGTCAAGCGACCCGAGGTTTATACCTGTCGTGGCCTACATAGAAAACACCCCCGCGGTAGACAAGTACTTTGACGTCGCCTACTCGGTCACCGTGTGGGACAACTTGGAGGACAGGAGTAGGGCGTTGAGCGAGCTGAGAAGGGTGGCGAAAGTCGTGGTCGTGACCCGGCACCACAAGTCTCGCTCGGAGCCGCCCCCGGCTTTGGATGGGGCTATCCGCGAAATAGGTTTCAGGGTCGACTACTTCTACGTTGCCTCAGGCGACAGATAG
- the nucS gene encoding endonuclease NucS, giving the protein MIKAIKEPDLESALKEVVDALRSKEVLLLIGECEVEYEGRGYTRLSAGERVVVVKSDGSLIVHRPTGFQPVNYQPRTDLVEAWIEPDGRLSLVAVRDKPREVLKVTFTKVDVLVRGRLADRGEFLAYFDEAEVRDYLFENPSVLGETIEVLAREVRTGMGVVDILARDAEGRYVVVEVKRGTATKDAVYQLYKYVAALENERGSRPRGILVAQSFTPAAIELLSRLGLEWRYIDAKKVLEYLKRRGRLGGLSKYLSG; this is encoded by the coding sequence TTGATAAAGGCGATTAAAGAGCCAGACTTGGAGTCCGCGTTGAAAGAAGTAGTCGACGCTCTTAGGTCTAAGGAGGTGCTCCTCCTTATCGGCGAGTGCGAGGTCGAGTACGAGGGCAGGGGTTATACGAGGCTCTCTGCGGGGGAGAGAGTGGTCGTAGTCAAGAGTGACGGGTCTCTAATAGTCCACCGGCCAACTGGTTTCCAACCGGTCAATTACCAGCCTAGAACCGACCTCGTAGAGGCTTGGATCGAGCCGGATGGGAGGCTCTCGTTGGTCGCAGTGAGAGATAAGCCCAGAGAAGTATTGAAAGTAACTTTCACCAAAGTCGACGTACTGGTAAGAGGTAGGCTGGCGGATAGAGGGGAGTTCTTAGCGTACTTCGACGAGGCGGAGGTCAGGGACTACCTGTTCGAGAACCCGAGTGTTCTCGGGGAGACCATAGAGGTGTTGGCGAGGGAGGTCAGGACTGGCATGGGGGTGGTCGACATATTGGCCAGAGACGCAGAGGGTAGGTACGTGGTTGTCGAGGTCAAGCGCGGCACGGCCACTAAGGACGCTGTTTACCAACTATACAAGTATGTTGCGGCCCTCGAGAACGAGAGAGGCAGCAGGCCTCGCGGAATACTGGTGGCCCAGTCCTTTACCCCCGCAGCGATCGAGCTGCTCAGTAGGCTGGGGCTCGAGTGGAGGTACATCGACGCGAAGAAGGTCTTAGAGTACCTCAAGAGGCGGGGTAGGCTTGGAGGGCTGTCGAAGTACCTCAGTGGCTGA
- a CDS encoding SAM-dependent methyltransferase, with amino-acid sequence MGSPVIVIEHLEEALSPWLILEYRHASAIAGRENLVFTNVPPNYTRLLSRYGRVVNESVVRLVKSGVLKASEVIILDPRASRRIEYEDFLRARYFVVGGILGDHPPRRRTYTYITSKLPECEARNIGEQQFSIDGTVYYIMYLFRNRGLTGLGFVDGVTVETDHGYVYLPYRYPLVEGRPLLAPGLEYYIRYRRLPPEIVEEVYGEGSREK; translated from the coding sequence GTGGGGTCGCCGGTAATAGTGATTGAACACCTCGAGGAAGCCCTGAGCCCATGGCTGATCTTAGAGTACAGGCACGCCAGTGCTATCGCTGGAAGGGAGAACTTGGTCTTCACGAACGTGCCCCCAAACTACACAAGACTGCTCAGCAGGTATGGAAGGGTCGTCAACGAGAGCGTGGTGAGACTGGTAAAGAGCGGCGTCCTAAAAGCGAGCGAGGTGATCATACTGGACCCCAGAGCGTCTCGAAGAATCGAATACGAGGACTTCCTACGCGCTCGGTACTTCGTAGTGGGCGGTATCCTCGGCGATCACCCGCCCCGGAGGAGAACTTATACCTATATTACGTCGAAGCTCCCCGAATGCGAGGCTAGAAACATTGGTGAGCAACAGTTCAGCATAGACGGCACTGTTTACTACATCATGTATTTGTTCAGGAACAGGGGGCTTACGGGGCTGGGGTTCGTCGACGGCGTCACCGTGGAAACCGACCACGGCTATGTGTACCTCCCATACCGCTACCCGCTAGTTGAAGGCAGGCCTCTCCTGGCGCCCGGGCTGGAGTACTACATTAGGTACAGACGTTTACCCCCAGAGATCGTGGAGGAGGTATACGGTGAGGGGTCTAGAGAAAAATAG